One window of Chloroflexus aggregans DSM 9485 genomic DNA carries:
- a CDS encoding carbohydrate ABC transporter permease, with translation MRRKHWLSYSLRDSGMNPRGFHPSQLKFYLVLVPLAAFMLLPIVFIFSHAFKPPEELFAYPPRFFVVRPTLKNFTDLFARLSISEVPVSRYLFNSVMITLLTVLASVGVGSTAAFALSKKRFRLKNTLFAINTVALMFVPVAVTIPRFLIIQQLGLLNTFWVHILPTLAMPVGLFLLKQFMDALPNEMIEAAQIDGASDLQIYWHIILPLTRPALATIAILAFQASWNNVDTSAMYINDEQLKTFAFYLSSLTSTTAGANLVAGQGMAAAASLIVFLPNLIIFILLQSQVMSTMSHSGLK, from the coding sequence ATGAGGCGCAAACACTGGTTGAGCTATAGTCTGCGTGACAGCGGCATGAACCCGCGCGGGTTCCATCCGAGCCAGCTCAAGTTTTATCTGGTGCTGGTTCCGTTGGCAGCCTTTATGCTGCTGCCGATTGTCTTTATCTTCTCGCACGCTTTCAAGCCGCCAGAGGAGTTGTTTGCGTATCCACCACGCTTTTTCGTGGTGCGGCCAACGCTCAAGAACTTTACCGATCTCTTTGCCCGCCTGTCAATCTCAGAAGTACCGGTGAGCCGCTACCTCTTCAATAGCGTTATGATAACCCTCTTGACCGTGTTGGCCTCGGTGGGAGTCGGCTCGACAGCGGCGTTTGCACTCTCGAAGAAGCGATTCCGGCTCAAGAATACGCTGTTTGCGATCAACACCGTCGCGCTTATGTTTGTGCCGGTGGCGGTGACGATCCCGCGCTTTCTGATTATCCAGCAGCTTGGCCTGCTCAATACCTTCTGGGTACACATTTTGCCGACGCTGGCTATGCCGGTCGGTTTGTTCCTACTCAAACAGTTTATGGATGCGTTGCCCAACGAGATGATCGAAGCCGCCCAAATTGACGGGGCCAGCGATCTACAAATCTACTGGCACATCATCTTGCCGCTAACCAGACCGGCACTGGCGACGATTGCCATTCTCGCCTTTCAGGCCTCGTGGAATAACGTGGATACGTCGGCGATGTACATCAATGACGAACAGCTCAAGACCTTCGCCTTCTATCTGTCCAGCCTGACCTCAACCACGGCGGGAGCCAATTTGGTCGCCGGCCAGGGGATGGCCGCTGCTGCTTCGTTAATCGTTTTTCTGCCCAATCTGATCATCTTTATCCTGTTGCAGAGCCAAGTGATGAGCACGATGTCGCATTCGGGGTTGAAGTAA
- a CDS encoding YIP1 family protein — MTLMRTRKRRGFLIGAIIGLALGLALLTPSARADTPYVTWTPGPGGKLYMTQDAYIPTDEINLPVNAPEDLFVTPDGVIYLADTGNGRVVRLDATLAVAAEYGKGVLNKPTGVFVDDEGTVYVADAGLNQIVVFAADGTLRHQFGRPSEPLFGKNRTFLPRKVAVDRRKNLYVISEGSVQGVIQLNPDGRFIGNFAANTAQMSLRMILQRMFLSEEQLAQLVRNEAASPSNLAIDRQSMLYTLTASTFADQSIRKFTVAGRNIFPTIYGSTSFRDIYVDTEGLLVVVDGEGRIFEYDQNGTLLFMFNAHDNGDQRRGTLINPTGIARYGDTIYVLDKEKNALIRYQTTAFAETVHRAMRLYLAGFYREAKPYFEQVLNYNGSFIMAYQGLADAYFKAGDYPAALAAYRYAEDRNGYSEAFWELRNAVLQQYLGPFIVAVTLAALGQSVFRRFERRHGWLTPLRDGMRRLRRYRLVDDAIFLLRFVRHPVDSFYYIKASQRGSLRFALLIYLWVIAVHVSSLYLIGFPFNPYAYPGQIRVENEIALLVALFGLWNAANYLVSTISDGEGRVRDVVIGSAYSLVPYALFMPVVIAASNVLTLNEVFLVSFSQQVILAWTGLMLFIMVREIHNYTISETTSNVLKTLFTMAMLALTAYILSLLFGQLFDFVSAVWQEIGLRGL; from the coding sequence ATGACACTGATGCGTACCCGCAAACGAAGAGGGTTTTTGATCGGCGCGATCATCGGGTTGGCGCTAGGATTGGCGTTGCTCACGCCATCGGCGCGGGCCGACACGCCCTACGTGACGTGGACTCCCGGTCCCGGCGGTAAGCTGTATATGACCCAAGACGCCTACATCCCGACGGATGAGATTAACTTACCGGTGAACGCACCGGAAGACCTCTTTGTGACGCCAGATGGCGTGATCTATCTTGCCGATACCGGCAACGGGCGGGTGGTGCGGCTCGACGCGACGCTGGCCGTGGCGGCGGAATATGGCAAAGGGGTGCTGAACAAGCCCACCGGCGTGTTTGTCGATGATGAAGGGACGGTCTACGTCGCCGATGCCGGCCTCAATCAGATCGTGGTCTTTGCCGCCGACGGCACGTTGCGCCATCAATTTGGCCGGCCCAGCGAACCGCTCTTCGGCAAGAACCGCACCTTCTTGCCGCGTAAAGTGGCAGTTGACCGGCGCAAAAATCTCTATGTGATTAGCGAAGGCTCGGTGCAAGGGGTCATCCAGCTCAACCCCGACGGACGCTTCATCGGCAACTTCGCCGCCAACACTGCCCAGATGTCGCTGCGCATGATCTTGCAGCGCATGTTTCTGAGCGAAGAGCAACTGGCTCAACTGGTACGCAATGAAGCTGCCTCACCTTCCAACCTTGCCATTGATCGCCAATCAATGCTCTACACTCTCACTGCCAGCACCTTCGCCGATCAAAGTATTCGCAAATTTACGGTGGCAGGGAGGAATATCTTCCCAACCATCTACGGATCGACCTCGTTCCGCGACATCTATGTCGATACCGAAGGGTTGCTGGTGGTGGTTGACGGTGAAGGGCGTATCTTCGAGTATGACCAAAACGGCACCCTGCTGTTTATGTTCAATGCCCATGACAACGGCGACCAACGCCGCGGTACACTCATTAATCCGACCGGTATTGCCCGTTACGGCGATACAATCTATGTGCTTGACAAAGAGAAGAATGCTCTGATCCGTTACCAAACGACTGCCTTCGCCGAGACCGTGCATCGCGCGATGCGGCTCTATTTGGCCGGCTTCTACCGTGAAGCGAAACCCTACTTTGAACAAGTGCTCAACTACAACGGCTCGTTCATCATGGCCTATCAGGGGTTGGCCGACGCCTATTTCAAAGCGGGAGACTACCCTGCTGCGCTGGCCGCTTACCGCTACGCCGAAGACCGGAACGGCTATTCGGAAGCCTTCTGGGAGCTGCGCAATGCGGTGTTGCAGCAGTACCTCGGCCCGTTCATCGTGGCGGTGACGCTGGCCGCACTTGGGCAGAGCGTCTTCCGCCGGTTCGAGCGCCGGCACGGCTGGCTAACGCCATTGCGTGACGGGATGCGCCGGCTGCGTCGGTACCGGCTGGTCGATGACGCGATCTTCTTGCTGCGCTTCGTGCGCCACCCGGTTGATAGCTTTTACTACATCAAGGCCAGCCAGCGCGGCAGCCTGCGCTTTGCCCTGCTGATCTACCTGTGGGTGATCGCAGTGCATGTATCCTCGCTCTACCTGATCGGCTTCCCATTCAACCCGTATGCCTATCCCGGCCAGATTCGGGTCGAGAACGAGATCGCGCTGTTGGTGGCGCTGTTTGGCTTGTGGAACGCCGCTAACTATCTGGTTTCAACCATCAGCGACGGCGAAGGGCGGGTGCGCGATGTCGTGATCGGCAGCGCCTACAGTCTCGTTCCCTATGCACTGTTCATGCCGGTGGTGATTGCGGCCTCGAATGTGCTGACACTGAACGAAGTCTTTTTGGTCAGCTTTTCGCAGCAGGTCATCTTGGCCTGGACTGGATTGATGCTTTTCATTATGGTGCGGGAAATTCATAACTACACCATTTCCGAAACGACGAGCAATGTGCTCAAGACGCTGTTCACGATGGCGATGCTGGCGTTGACCGCCTACATCTTGTCCTTACTGTTTGGGCAACTGTTCGACTTTGTGAGCGCGGTCTGGCAAGAGATCGGGTTACGTGGTCTGTAA
- a CDS encoding extracellular solute-binding protein, with protein MGWHRQITTAIRLLMVLWLALASLLSGALPVRAEGGNTPVIEVRADMLGLPVGTHPLAASYPKPSVIMRAGDQVSFTVTVPQAGAYALAIDAAVPEAVTLIPPELLVQFEGQTERWRLIVPLFYHDTADQFPLDRYGNETLIPQARLARWSRVFLRDPNFSRPYPIALTLPAGHQRISLSLGEGELALGSFYLLPAIDSYPSYAVDHASRQAPSSSGVLIELEAERPSFKNDTSVRPISRRNLEVTPYDPYHLRMNALGGESWSRSGTAVYYEFTVPQSGWYAITLRAIQDYKNNFTVYRRILLDDHVLFAELNAVPFGYTTNWRNYTLGGSTPYQIYLEQGRHVLGIEATTAPYHDSIERVRVGLKAIADLAFAIKRLTGNQIDIYKEWEIADYIPDIRERLAALVSQLRADQQALLAVNQTPASPEVLAYQMAIDNLEVLAQDPNRIPTRMSRLSEGAGSAAHLLGSILPSLQSQPLALDKIYIHSPDVIPPEPNITTGAIVTDWFQRFLGSFRSNPYQSIGAAPDELEVWVNRPQQYVNLLQRMTDERFTPQSGIKVKFSIMPNESKLILACAAGTQPDIALGVSTNIPYELAIRNALYDLRSFPDFDHFIRIYAPGSLLSYIINDSVYAIPETQDFWVTFYRKDILETLNLPVPQTWNEVLEILPELQRFGMNYNTPLSSGGGMKGYLVTAPYLFNYGASLYTPDGMSGLGSDEAIQAIRFMAESFTIYGMPLTTASFYDSFRAGETPVGISNFETYLKLLTAAPEIDGLWDIALYPATVLPDGRQLRYATGSAQAAMMFANTDKPQQGWAFLKWWMSTETQVAFQQELIMNFGLEYLWNSANLEAFRFTPISATHRDVILQQWQWLQEPIKLPGSYMQERELSNVWNRIVFQGANPRVAIDNAVTVINREIVRKMTEFGYIRNGERVRTMTIPTIETVKEWMAHAN; from the coding sequence GGCGCGTATGCGTTAGCGATTGACGCCGCCGTGCCGGAAGCGGTCACCTTGATCCCGCCTGAACTGCTCGTGCAGTTCGAGGGCCAAACTGAGCGCTGGCGGCTGATTGTGCCGCTTTTCTATCACGATACTGCCGATCAGTTCCCGCTTGACCGCTACGGCAACGAAACCCTGATCCCGCAGGCCCGGTTGGCCCGCTGGAGCCGCGTCTTCTTGCGCGACCCCAACTTTAGCCGGCCGTACCCGATCGCGCTCACGCTGCCGGCGGGCCACCAGCGCATTTCACTCAGCCTCGGCGAAGGCGAGCTGGCGCTGGGCAGCTTCTATCTGTTGCCGGCGATCGACTCGTACCCATCTTACGCTGTCGACCACGCTAGCCGTCAAGCACCGAGCAGCAGCGGAGTGCTGATCGAACTCGAAGCCGAGCGGCCAAGTTTTAAGAATGATACCAGTGTGCGCCCGATCAGCCGCCGTAATCTGGAAGTAACGCCGTATGATCCGTACCATCTGCGGATGAATGCCCTCGGCGGCGAGAGCTGGAGCCGCAGCGGTACTGCGGTCTACTACGAGTTTACCGTGCCGCAGAGCGGCTGGTATGCGATCACCCTGCGCGCCATCCAAGATTACAAGAATAATTTTACCGTGTATCGCCGCATTCTACTTGATGATCACGTGCTCTTTGCTGAGTTGAATGCAGTGCCGTTTGGCTACACTACGAATTGGCGCAACTACACGCTGGGCGGATCCACCCCATACCAGATTTATCTTGAGCAAGGTCGGCACGTCTTGGGCATCGAAGCCACAACCGCGCCTTATCACGACTCAATCGAGCGGGTGCGAGTCGGTTTAAAAGCGATTGCCGATCTGGCCTTCGCCATTAAGCGCCTGACCGGTAACCAGATCGATATTTACAAAGAGTGGGAGATCGCCGATTACATTCCCGATATTCGCGAACGACTGGCGGCGCTGGTCAGCCAACTGCGCGCCGACCAACAGGCCTTGCTGGCCGTCAACCAGACCCCGGCCTCACCAGAGGTGCTCGCTTACCAGATGGCGATCGACAACCTCGAGGTGCTGGCCCAAGACCCCAACCGGATTCCAACCCGTATGAGCCGGTTATCAGAAGGGGCCGGTTCGGCGGCGCACCTGCTCGGTAGCATTTTGCCCTCGTTGCAGAGCCAACCGCTGGCGCTTGATAAAATCTATATCCATTCGCCGGACGTCATTCCTCCTGAACCGAACATCACCACCGGCGCAATCGTGACCGATTGGTTCCAGCGCTTCCTCGGCTCATTCCGCAGCAATCCCTACCAGAGCATCGGCGCGGCGCCGGATGAGCTGGAAGTGTGGGTGAATCGCCCGCAACAATATGTCAATTTACTTCAGCGCATGACCGACGAGCGCTTCACACCACAAAGCGGGATCAAGGTCAAGTTTTCGATCATGCCCAACGAATCGAAGCTGATCTTGGCCTGCGCCGCCGGCACCCAACCCGATATTGCGCTCGGTGTCAGCACCAACATCCCGTATGAGCTGGCGATCCGCAATGCGCTCTACGATTTGCGCAGCTTCCCTGACTTTGACCACTTCATCCGCATCTATGCCCCCGGCTCGCTCTTGAGCTACATCATTAACGACTCGGTATACGCCATTCCTGAAACGCAAGATTTTTGGGTGACGTTCTATCGCAAAGATATTCTGGAAACACTGAATTTGCCGGTGCCGCAAACGTGGAATGAAGTATTAGAGATTTTGCCCGAATTACAGCGTTTCGGCATGAACTACAACACGCCGCTCTCAAGCGGCGGCGGCATGAAGGGCTATCTGGTCACGGCCCCTTACCTCTTCAACTACGGCGCGTCGCTCTACACACCCGATGGCATGTCGGGCTTGGGGTCGGACGAAGCGATTCAGGCGATCCGGTTTATGGCCGAGAGTTTCACCATCTACGGCATGCCGCTGACCACGGCCAGTTTCTACGACAGTTTTCGCGCCGGTGAAACGCCGGTCGGCATCTCGAACTTTGAAACCTACCTCAAATTGCTCACTGCGGCGCCGGAGATCGATGGGTTGTGGGATATCGCCCTCTACCCAGCCACCGTCTTGCCTGATGGCAGGCAGTTGCGCTATGCGACCGGCTCGGCGCAGGCGGCGATGATGTTTGCCAACACCGATAAGCCGCAACAGGGCTGGGCCTTCCTCAAGTGGTGGATGTCAACCGAGACTCAGGTCGCCTTCCAACAAGAATTAATTATGAATTTTGGGTTGGAATATTTGTGGAATTCAGCGAACCTCGAGGCGTTTCGCTTTACCCCGATTTCGGCGACGCACCGCGACGTGATTTTGCAGCAGTGGCAATGGCTGCAAGAGCCGATCAAGCTGCCGGGCAGCTATATGCAAGAGCGCGAGTTGAGCAACGTCTGGAACCGGATCGTCTTTCAGGGAGCTAACCCGCGCGTCGCGATCGACAATGCGGTGACGGTGATCAACCGCGAGATCGTGCGCAAGATGACCGAGTTCGGCTACATCCGCAATGGCGAGCGGGTGCGCACGATGACGATCCCGACTATCGAGACGGTGAAGGAGTGGATGGCGCATGCAAACTGA
- a CDS encoding carbohydrate ABC transporter permease, translated as MQTEWRSQLSRQWRKEASAYGFIAPYAVLFTIFIAIPVLAAFLLSFTFFDSIQPPQFNGLLNYIVLLTQDDIFMRYVLPNTIQFAVLVGPGGYVLAFLLAWMLAQLPRTPRTIFALILYSPSMTGGVAMAVVWQTLFSGDQNGYLNSFLLSLNLIQAPIQWLQSPEYLMTIMIIVTLWSSMGVGFLAMLAGMLDINPELYEAGALDGVSSRWQEIIYITIPSMKPQMLFGAVMAIVGAFQAGTIGVALSGSNPTPQYAGQLIVNHIEDYGFLRYEMGYAAAVSVVLLLMVLLFNRLANKLFRED; from the coding sequence ATGCAAACTGAGTGGCGCAGCCAACTAAGCAGACAGTGGCGCAAAGAGGCGAGCGCATACGGCTTCATTGCCCCGTATGCGGTGCTGTTCACCATCTTTATCGCGATTCCGGTGCTGGCAGCCTTCTTGCTCTCGTTCACCTTTTTCGACTCGATCCAGCCGCCGCAATTCAACGGCTTACTCAACTATATCGTGTTGCTGACCCAAGACGACATCTTTATGCGTTACGTCTTGCCCAACACGATCCAGTTTGCGGTGCTGGTCGGGCCGGGGGGCTATGTGCTGGCCTTTTTGCTGGCGTGGATGTTGGCCCAATTGCCGCGCACGCCGCGCACCATTTTCGCCCTTATCCTCTACTCGCCGTCGATGACCGGCGGCGTAGCGATGGCGGTGGTCTGGCAGACGCTGTTTAGCGGCGATCAGAACGGCTACCTCAACAGTTTTCTGCTCAGCTTGAACCTGATTCAAGCGCCGATCCAGTGGCTGCAATCGCCAGAGTATTTGATGACGATTATGATCATCGTCACCTTGTGGAGCAGTATGGGAGTCGGCTTTTTGGCCATGCTGGCCGGCATGCTCGACATCAATCCCGAATTATACGAAGCCGGCGCGCTCGATGGGGTCAGCAGTCGCTGGCAAGAGATCATCTACATCACCATCCCATCAATGAAGCCGCAGATGCTGTTTGGCGCGGTAATGGCAATTGTCGGCGCGTTTCAGGCCGGTACTATCGGGGTTGCCCTGTCAGGTAGCAACCCGACACCACAATACGCCGGCCAACTGATTGTCAACCATATCGAAGACTACGGCTTTCTACGCTACGAAATGGGTTACGCCGCCGCCGTTTCGGTGGTGCTGTTGTTGATGGTGTTGCTGTTTAACCGGCTGGCGAACAAACTGTTCCGCGAGGATTGA